The Vicia villosa cultivar HV-30 ecotype Madison, WI unplaced genomic scaffold, Vvil1.0 ctg.002324F_1_1, whole genome shotgun sequence genome includes a window with the following:
- the LOC131638495 gene encoding ABSCISIC ACID-INSENSITIVE 5-like protein 1 isoform X1 — translation MFIYSESSEVSMALQEIDQEVSMQEEQVETPIPQLSRQSSILSLTLDEFQCKSGKSFGSLNMEEFLASICNSSDEATPSLKNTNSVATEEEQHGNSFSVPPPICKKTVDEVWSEIHKNQPQFKEENSLKKNESRKKQQTLGEMTLEDFFVKAGVVQQQSSSLSFQNHSGSVSSNMRPLNVASYGLRPSIGMGYSSNGLVPYQMMSQNNNSGVLQDRAIGKSQNLPESSGCSNNSKMIIDGPSEVVVERRQRRMLKNRESAARSRARRQAYTVELEAELNHLKEENEKLKQILAEAESKRRQELLQRTNSPKIRKGTEKLRGIRRPISATW, via the exons ATGTTTATATATTCAG AATCTTCAGAAGTATCCATGGCTTTACAAGAAATAGATCAAGAGGTTTCAATGCAAGAAGAACAAGTAGAAACTCCAATTCCTCAACTAAGCAGACAAAGCTCAATACTCTCACTCACCCTTGATGAGTTCCAATGCAAGAGTGGAAAGAGCTTTGGTTCTCTCAACATGGAAGAATTCCTAGCCAGCATTTGCAATTCCAGTGATGAAGCTACTCCATCTCTCAAGAATACTAATAGTGTTGCAACAGAAGAAGAACAGCATGGTAACTCATTCTCTGTCCCTCCTCCAATTTGCAAGAAAACTGTGGATGAAGTTTGGTCTGAGATTCATAAAAACCAACCACAATTCAAAGAAGAAAATAGCCTTAAGAAAAACGAGTCACGCAAGAAGCAACAAACACTTGGAGAAATGACTTTGGAGGATTTCTTTGTGAAAGCTGGTGTAGTacaacaacaatcatcatcattGTCGTTTCAGAATCATAGTGGCAGTGTTTCAAGTAATATGAGGCCATTGAATGTTGCAAGTTATGGTTTGAGGCCTTCAATTGGAATGGGATATTCTAGCAATGGTCTTGTACCATACCAAATGATGTCACAGAATAACAACTCAGGAGTACTGCAGGACCGCGCAATCGGGAAAAGTCAAAACTTGCCTGAATCAAGTGGATGTAGTAATAATAGCAAGATGATAATTGACGGTCCTTCCGAAGTTGTCGTGGAGCGAAGGCAACGTAGGATGTTGAAAAATCGAGAATCGGCTGCTCGTTCTCGAGCAAGAAGACAG GCATACACTGTCGAGCTAGAGGCAGAGCTGAATCACCTAAAAGAAGAGAATGAAAAGCTAAAACAAATTCTG GCTGAAGCAGAGAGCAAGAGGAGACAAGAG CTTTTACAGAGAACGAATTCACCAAAGATTCGAAAGGGAACAGAAAAATTAAGAGGAATAAGAAGGCCTATAAGTGCAACCTGGTGA
- the LOC131638500 gene encoding uncharacterized protein LOC131638500 yields the protein MLRFIFQEKMNRMRHFLKLLTQNQQGQTRKLCRCFCQGTQLSPNNDDSVDDLSVISSRIRLRDGRHLAYVERGVPKDKATYKIIIVHGFGSSKEMNFLAPQELIDELGIYLLQYDRAGYGESDPNPKRSLKSEALDIQELADQLQIGAHFYVIGVSMGSYATWSCLKYLPHRLAGLALIAPVINYRWPSLPRSLIREDYRRRFIKWALWLANHCPKLLHWWATQKWLPSNAVIEKNPTFFNKNDIDILKTIPGFPMFSKDRLREQVVFDTLLHDWKVAFGKWEFDPMKLNNPFPNKQSSFHIWQGYEDKVVPSEIQRFVSSQLPWMQYHEVPDGGHLIVYYKGLCEAILKALLLGQENHAFKPRSSLLFKDDCYQETI from the exons ATGCTAAGGTTCATAtttcaagagaagatgaatagAATGAGACATTTTCTTAAGCTTTTAACTCAAAATCAACAAGGTCAGACACGTAAATTATGCAGATGTTTCTGTCAG GGTACTCAGCTTTCTCCAAACAATGATGATTCAGTTGATGATTTATCTGTGATTTCGTCAAGAATTAGACTAAGAGATGGTAGACACTTGGCTTATGTCGAAAGAGGTGTACCTAAAGATAAAGCAACATACAAGATCATCATTGTGCATGGTTTTGGAAGCTCCAAAGAGATGAATTTTCTAGCACCCCAA GAATTGATAGATGAATTGGGTATTTATCTTCTGCAATATGATCGAGCCGGATATGGAGAAAGCGATCCAAATCCGAAGCGTTCGTTGAAAAGTGAAGCCCTTGATATTCAAGAGCTTGCTGATCAGCTACAAATAGGAGCACATTTTTATGTAATTGGAGTCTCAATGGGTTCTTATGCTACGTGGAGTTGTCTAAAATATTTGCCTCACAG GCTTGCAGGGTTGGCACTGATAGCACCAGTTATCAATTACAGATGGCCTTCTCTTCCTAGAAGTTTGATTAGAGAAGACTATAGAAGGAGGTTTATTAAGTGGGCACTGTGGCTTGCAAATCACTGTCCTAAACTATTGCATTGGTGGGCTACTCAAAAGTGGCTACCTTCAAATGCTGTCATAGAAAAAAATCCAACATTCTTTAATAAAAACGATATCGATATTTTGAAGACTATTCCGGGCTTTCCGATGTTTTCAAAG GATAGGTTAAGGGAACAAGTTGTTTTTGACACACTTCTCCATGATTGGAAGGTAGCTTTTGGAAAATGggaatttgatccaatgaagcTAAACAATCCATTCCCTAACAAACAAAGTTCATTTCACATTTGGCAAGGATATGAAGATAAAGTTGTGCCTTCTGAAATCCAAAGATTTGTTTCATCACAGCTACCATGGATGCAATATCATGAAGTACCAGATGGTGGTCATTTAATTGTGTATTATAAGGGCTTATGTGAAGCCATTTTGAAAGCACTTTTACTTGGACAAGAAAATCATGCATTTAAACCTAGATCATCTTTGTTATTCAAAGATGACTGCTATCAGGAAACTATCTAG
- the LOC131638495 gene encoding ABSCISIC ACID-INSENSITIVE 5-like protein 1 isoform X3: protein MFIYSESSEVSMALQEIDQEVSMQEEQVETPIPQLSRQSSILSLTLDEFQCKSGKSFGSLNMEEFLASICNSSDEATPSLKNTNSVATEEEQHGNSFSVPPPICKKTVDEVWSEIHKNQPQFKEENSLKKNESRKKQQTLGEMTLEDFFVKAGVVQQQSSSLSFQNHSGSVSSNMRPLNVASYGLRPSIGMGYSSNGLVPYQMMSQNNNSGVLQDRAIGKSQNLPESSGCSNNSKMIIDGPSEVVVERRQRRMLKNRESAARSRARRQAYTVELEAELNHLKEENEKLKQILFEIG, encoded by the exons ATGTTTATATATTCAG AATCTTCAGAAGTATCCATGGCTTTACAAGAAATAGATCAAGAGGTTTCAATGCAAGAAGAACAAGTAGAAACTCCAATTCCTCAACTAAGCAGACAAAGCTCAATACTCTCACTCACCCTTGATGAGTTCCAATGCAAGAGTGGAAAGAGCTTTGGTTCTCTCAACATGGAAGAATTCCTAGCCAGCATTTGCAATTCCAGTGATGAAGCTACTCCATCTCTCAAGAATACTAATAGTGTTGCAACAGAAGAAGAACAGCATGGTAACTCATTCTCTGTCCCTCCTCCAATTTGCAAGAAAACTGTGGATGAAGTTTGGTCTGAGATTCATAAAAACCAACCACAATTCAAAGAAGAAAATAGCCTTAAGAAAAACGAGTCACGCAAGAAGCAACAAACACTTGGAGAAATGACTTTGGAGGATTTCTTTGTGAAAGCTGGTGTAGTacaacaacaatcatcatcattGTCGTTTCAGAATCATAGTGGCAGTGTTTCAAGTAATATGAGGCCATTGAATGTTGCAAGTTATGGTTTGAGGCCTTCAATTGGAATGGGATATTCTAGCAATGGTCTTGTACCATACCAAATGATGTCACAGAATAACAACTCAGGAGTACTGCAGGACCGCGCAATCGGGAAAAGTCAAAACTTGCCTGAATCAAGTGGATGTAGTAATAATAGCAAGATGATAATTGACGGTCCTTCCGAAGTTGTCGTGGAGCGAAGGCAACGTAGGATGTTGAAAAATCGAGAATCGGCTGCTCGTTCTCGAGCAAGAAGACAG GCATACACTGTCGAGCTAGAGGCAGAGCTGAATCACCTAAAAGAAGAGAATGAAAAGCTAAAACAAATTCTG TTTGAAATAGGCTGA
- the LOC131638495 gene encoding ABSCISIC ACID-INSENSITIVE 5-like protein 1 isoform X2, translating into MALQEIDQEVSMQEEQVETPIPQLSRQSSILSLTLDEFQCKSGKSFGSLNMEEFLASICNSSDEATPSLKNTNSVATEEEQHGNSFSVPPPICKKTVDEVWSEIHKNQPQFKEENSLKKNESRKKQQTLGEMTLEDFFVKAGVVQQQSSSLSFQNHSGSVSSNMRPLNVASYGLRPSIGMGYSSNGLVPYQMMSQNNNSGVLQDRAIGKSQNLPESSGCSNNSKMIIDGPSEVVVERRQRRMLKNRESAARSRARRQAYTVELEAELNHLKEENEKLKQILAEAESKRRQELLQRTNSPKIRKGTEKLRGIRRPISATW; encoded by the exons ATGGCTTTACAAGAAATAGATCAAGAGGTTTCAATGCAAGAAGAACAAGTAGAAACTCCAATTCCTCAACTAAGCAGACAAAGCTCAATACTCTCACTCACCCTTGATGAGTTCCAATGCAAGAGTGGAAAGAGCTTTGGTTCTCTCAACATGGAAGAATTCCTAGCCAGCATTTGCAATTCCAGTGATGAAGCTACTCCATCTCTCAAGAATACTAATAGTGTTGCAACAGAAGAAGAACAGCATGGTAACTCATTCTCTGTCCCTCCTCCAATTTGCAAGAAAACTGTGGATGAAGTTTGGTCTGAGATTCATAAAAACCAACCACAATTCAAAGAAGAAAATAGCCTTAAGAAAAACGAGTCACGCAAGAAGCAACAAACACTTGGAGAAATGACTTTGGAGGATTTCTTTGTGAAAGCTGGTGTAGTacaacaacaatcatcatcattGTCGTTTCAGAATCATAGTGGCAGTGTTTCAAGTAATATGAGGCCATTGAATGTTGCAAGTTATGGTTTGAGGCCTTCAATTGGAATGGGATATTCTAGCAATGGTCTTGTACCATACCAAATGATGTCACAGAATAACAACTCAGGAGTACTGCAGGACCGCGCAATCGGGAAAAGTCAAAACTTGCCTGAATCAAGTGGATGTAGTAATAATAGCAAGATGATAATTGACGGTCCTTCCGAAGTTGTCGTGGAGCGAAGGCAACGTAGGATGTTGAAAAATCGAGAATCGGCTGCTCGTTCTCGAGCAAGAAGACAG GCATACACTGTCGAGCTAGAGGCAGAGCTGAATCACCTAAAAGAAGAGAATGAAAAGCTAAAACAAATTCTG GCTGAAGCAGAGAGCAAGAGGAGACAAGAG CTTTTACAGAGAACGAATTCACCAAAGATTCGAAAGGGAACAGAAAAATTAAGAGGAATAAGAAGGCCTATAAGTGCAACCTGGTGA